From Pleuronectes platessa chromosome 17, fPlePla1.1, whole genome shotgun sequence, one genomic window encodes:
- the LOC128459781 gene encoding tripartite motif-containing protein 16-like: protein MAQKEIQLTMERFYCSICLDLLKDPVVTGCGHSFCKSCINTHWDKGEERGSYSCPQCRQTFTPRPVLVRNTMLADLVEELKKTGLQAAPADHCYAGPEDVACDVCTGRKLKALKSCLNCLASYCEKHLQRHLESAALKKHKLVEPSEKLQENICSRHDEVMKMFCRTDQQCICYLCSVDEHKDHDTVSAAAERTERQRELGLRRQTIQQRVQDTEKDVKLLQQEEKALNGSADKAVEESEEIFTEMIRLLEKRSSDVKQQIRSQQETEVSRVRELQERLEQEITELKRKDQELKQLSDTEDHNQFLHNYPSLSPLSGSTHSSSIRIRPLRNFEDVTAAVSQVRGRLQDILSETETEILQIVSQVDVLLPQPEPETRADFLRYSQEITLDQNTTNKHLLLSEGNRKVKWMSKDQSYSNHPDRFTDYLQVLSRESLTGRCYWEVEVKVRGAVAVAVTYKNIRRAGNSDECRFGFNDKSWSLYCYRNSYDFYYNSIMTPVSGPVSSRVGVYLDHSAGVLSFYRVSDTMTLLHRVQTTFTQPLYAGVRVDWSGHTAEFCKLK from the coding sequence atggcgcagaAAGAAATTCAACTGACTATGGAAAGATTCTACtgttcgatctgtctggatctactgaaggatccggtggttactggctgtggacacagcttctgtaagagctgtattaacacccactgggacaaaggggaggagagaggaagctacagctgtcctcagtgtagacagaccttcacaccgaggcctgtcctggtgagaaacaccatgttagctgatttagtggaggagctgaagaagactggactccaagctgctcctgctgatcactgctatgctggacctgaagatgtggcctgtgatgtctgcactgggagaaaactgaaagctctgaagtcctgtttgaattgtttggcctcttattgtgaaaaacatctCCAGCGTCATCTTGAATCAGCTGcattgaagaagcacaagctggtggagccctcggagaagctccaggagaacatctgctctcgtcacgacgaggtgatgaagatgttctgccgcactgatcagcagtgtatctgttatctctgctctgtggatgaacataaagaccacgacacagtgtcagctgcagcagaaaggactgagaggcagagagagctcgggctgaggagacaaaccatccagcagagagtccaggacacagagaaagatgtgaagctgcttcaacaggaggagaaggccctcaatggctctgctgataaagcagtggaggagagtgaggagatcttcactgagatgatccgtctgctggagaaaagaagctctgatgtgaagcagcagatcagatcccagcaggaaactgaagtgagtcgagtcagagagcttcaggagagactggagcaggagatcactgagctgaagaggaaagaccaggaactgaagcagctctcagacacagaggaccacaaccagtttctacacaactacccctcactgtcaccactcagtggatctacacactcatccagcatcaggatccgtcctctgaggaactttgaggacgtgacagcagctgtgtcccaggtcagaggtcgactacaggacattctgagtgagacagagacagagattttacagattgtgtctcaagtggatgttttactgccacaaccagaaccagagaccagagctgacttcttaagatattcacaggaaatcacactggatcaaaacacaacaaacaaacatctgttattatctgaaggaaacagaaaagtaaaatGGATGAGTAAAGATCAGTCTTATTCtaatcacccagacagattcactgattatcttcaggtcctgagtagagagagtctgactggacgttgttactgggaggtggaggtgaaggtgagaggagcagttgctgtagcagtcacatacaagaatatcCGCAGAGCAGGAAACTCAGATGAATGTAGATTTGGattcaatgataaatcttggtcattatATTGTTATAGAAACAGTTATGACTTTTATTACAACAGCATCatgactccagtgtcaggtcctgtgtcctccagagtaggagtgtacctggatcacagtgcaggtgttctgtccttctacagagtctctgacaccatgactctcctccacagagtccagaccacattcactcagcctctctatgctggagttaggGTTGATTGGTCTGGAcacacagctgagttctgtaaactcaaatag
- the LOC128459853 gene encoding uncharacterized protein LOC128459853 produces the protein MAQKENQLERERFCCSICLDLLKDPVATVCGHSFCKSCINTHWDKGEERGSYSCPQCRQTFTPRPVLVRNTMLANLVEELKKTGLQAAPADHCYAGPEDVACDVCTGRKLKALKSCLNCLASYCEKHLQPHLLSAALKKHKLVEPSEKLQENICSRHDEVMKMFCRTDQQCICYLCSVDEHKDHDTVSAAAERTERQRELGLRRQTIQQRVQDTEKDVKLLQQEEEALNGSADKAVEDSEEIFTGMIRLLEKRSSDVKQQIRSQQETEVSRVRELQERLEQEITELKRKDHELKQLSDTEDHNQFLHNYPSLSPLSGSTHSSSIRIRPLRNFEDVTAAVSQVRGRLQDILSETETEILQIVSQVDVLLPQPEPETRADFLRYSQEITLDPNTANKLLLLSEGNRKVTYMREDQSYSNHPDRFTHRPQVLSRESLTGRGYWEVELEVGVRGGVVVAVTYKNIRRAGNSRECIFGLNDKSWSLYCYGTSYSFYHNSIQTPVSGPVSSRVGVYLDHSAGVLSFYRVSDTMTLLHRVQTTFTQPLYSGVKVHNDGDTAELCKLKYESLLGVNERGRSRDLIVFKGSESVLQSLAAAEMAQKEIQLDMERFCCSICLDLLKDPVTTGCGHSYCKSCINTHWDKGEERGSYSCPQCRQTFTPRPVLVRNTMLADLVEELKKTGLQAAPADHCYAGPGDVACDVCTGRKLKALKSCLNCLASYCEKHLQLHLQSAALKKHKLVEPSEKLQENICSRHDEVMKMFCRTDQQCICYLCSVDEHKDHDTVSAAAERTERQRELGLRRQTIQQRVQDTEKDVKLLQQEEEALNGSADKAVEDSEEIFTGMIRLLEKRSSDVKQQIRSQQETEVSRVRELQERLEQEITELKRKDQELKQLSDTEDHNQFLHNYPSLSPLSGSTHSSSFRIRPLRNFEDVTAAVSQVRGRLQDILSETETEILQIVSQVDVLLPQPEPETRADFLRYSQEITLDPNTVNKRLLLSEGNRKVTWMSLEQCYSDHPDRFTVWEQVLSRERLTGRCYWEVEVKVGVGGGVGVAVAYKNISRAGNSRECGFGLNDKSWSLYCYGTSYSFYHNSIQTPVSGPVSSRVGVYLDHSAGVLSFYRVSDTMTLLHRVQTTFTQPLCAGVRIIYAGDTAEFCKLK, from the exons atggcgcagaaagaaaatcaactggagagagaaagattctgctgttcgatctgtctggatctactgaaggatccggtggctactgtctgtggacacagcttctgtaagagctgtattaacacccactgggacaaaggggaggagagaggaagctacagctgtcctcagtgtagacagaccttcacaccgaggcctgttCTGGTGAGAAACACCATGTTAGCTaatttagtggaggagctgaagaagactggactccaagctgctcctgctgatcactgctatgctggacctgaagatgtggcctgtgatgtctgcactgggagaaaactgaaagctctgaagtcctgtttgaattgtttggcctcttattgtgaaaaacacctccagcctcatcttctGTCAGCTGcattgaagaagcacaagctggtggagccctcggagaagctccaggagaacatctgctctcgtcacgacgaggtgatgaagatgttctgccgcactgatcagcagtgtatctgttatctctgctctgtggatgaacataaagaccacgacacagtgtcagctgcagcagaaaggactgagaggcagagagagctcgggctgaggagacaaaccatccagcagagagtccaggacacagagaaagacgtgaagctgcttcaacaggaggaggaggccctcaatggctctgctgataaagcagtggaggacagtgaggagatcttcactgggatgatccgtctgctggagaaaagaagctctgatgtgaagcagcagatcagatcccagcaggaaactgaagtgagtcgagtcagagagcttcaggagagactggagcaggagatcactgagctgaagaggaaagaccatgaactgaagcagctctcagacacagaggaccacaaccagtttctacacaactacccctcactgtcaccactcagtggatctacacactcatccagcatcaggatccgtcctctgaggaactttgaagacgtgacagcagctgtgtcccaggtcagaggtcgactacaggacatactgagtgagacagagacagagattttacagattgtgtctcaagtggatgttttactgccacaaccagagccagagaccagagctgacttcttaagatattcacaggaaatcacactggatccaaacacagcaaacaaacttctgttattatctgaaggaaacagaaaagtaacatatATGAGAGAAGATCAGTCTTATTCtaatcacccagacagattcactcaTAGgcctcaggtcctgagtagagagagtctgactggacgtggttactgggaggtggagttgGAGGtgggggtgagaggaggagttgttgtagcagtcacatacaagaatatcCGCAGAGCAGGAAACTCACGTGAATGTATATTTGGATtaaatgataaatcttggtcattatATTGTTATGGAACCAGTTATAGCTTTTATCACAACAGCATCcagactccagtgtcaggtcctgtgtcctccagagtaggagtgtacctggatcacagtgcaggtgttctgtccttctacagagtctctgacaccatgactctcctccacagagtccagaccacattcactcagcctctctattcTGGAGTTAAGGTTCATAATGATGGAGACACAGCTGAGTtgtgtaaactcaaat ATGAGTCACTGCTGGGAGTgaacgagagagggaggagcagagatctgatTGTGTTCAAAGGAAGTGAatctgttcttcagtctctggcagcagctgaaatggcgcagaAAGAAATTCAACTAGACATGGAAAGATTCTGCTGTTCGATCTGTttggatctactgaaggatccggtgacgactggctgtggacacagctactgtaagagctgtattaacacccactgggacaaaggggaggagagaggaagctacagctgtcctcagtgtagacagaccttcacaccgaggcctgtcctggtgagaaacaccatgttagctgatttagtggaggagctgaagaagactggactccaagctgctcctgctgatcactgctatgctggacctggagatgtggcctgtgatgtctgcactgggagaaaactgaaagctctgaagtcctgtttgaattgtttggcctcttattgtgaaaaacatctCCAGCTTCATCTTCAGTCAGCTGcattgaagaagcacaagctggtggagccctcggagaagctccaggagaacatctgctctcgtcacgacgaggtgatgaagatgttctgccgcactgatcagcagtgtatctgttatctctgctctgtggatgaacataaagaccacgacacagtgtcagctgcagcagaaaggactgagaggcagagagagctcgggctgaggagacaaaccatccagcagagagtccaggacacagagaaagacgtgaagctgcttcaacaggaggaggaggccctcaatggctctgctgataaagcagtggaggacagtgaggagatcttcactgggatgatccgtctgctggagaaaagaagctctgatgtgaagcagcagatcagatcccagcaggaaactgaagtgagtcgagtcagagagcttcaggagagactggagcaggagatcactgagctgaagaggaaagaccaggaactgaagcagctctcagacacagaggaccacaaccagtttctacacaactacccctcactgtcaccactcagtggatctacacactcatccagcttcaggatccgtcctctgaggaactttgaggacgtgacagcagctgtgtcccaggtcagaggtcggctacaggacattctgagtgagacagagacagagattttacagattgtgtctcaagtggatgttttactgccacaaccagagccagagaccagagctgacttcttaagatattcacaggaaatcacactggatccaaacacagtaaacaaacgtctgttattatctgagggaaacagaaaagtaacatggATGAGTTTAGAACAGTGTTATtctgatcacccagacagattcactgttTGGGaacaggtcctgagtagagagagactgactggacgttgttactgggaggtggaggtgaaggtgggggTGGGAGGAGGAGTTGGTGTAGCAGTCGcatacaagaatatcagcagagcaggaaactcACGTGAATGTGGATTTGGATtaaatgataaatcttggtcattatATTGTTATGGAACCAGTTATAGCTTTTATCACAACAGCATCcagactccagtgtcaggtcctgtgtcctccagagtaggagtgtacctggatcacagtgcaggtgttctgtccttctacagagtctctgacaccatgactctcctccacagagtccagaccacattcactcagcctctctgtgCTGGAGTTAGGATTATTTATGCTGGAgacacagctgagttctgtaaactcaaatag
- the c17h1orf131 gene encoding uncharacterized protein C1orf131 homolog gives MNSKSNGEKDEDQLFLEQLLDKFYEFDNGPASKKKLKKKKKRNRPEEEEEEEEDQVTAVKDVCVDTKDEQATNTVTEQQQQQQQPQTGAAVRQVSQVEVVTYQDYRKKLKTNQTPASNKTPAPQIPEKTQSDPMDEINLEKARLEVHRFGITGYKKEQQRVFEKDRAIMLGARPPKKDYVNYKLMQRQIQEKKQKAKEDVQPSDLKKKKKINNQRDRKKASSGSGAGPSGQVGRFKDGLLVLSSKEIQTIKGNKRRK, from the exons ATGAACTCCAAGTCAAATGGGGAAAAGGACGAAGATCAATTGTTTCTCGAACAGTTGTTGGACAAGTTTTACGAGTTTG ATAATGGACCTGCATCAAAAAAGAAgctcaagaagaagaagaagagaaaccggcctgaggaagaagaggaggaggaggaagatcagGTCACTGCAGTGAAGGATGTTTGCGTTGACACTAAAGATGAGCAAGCAACAAATACTGTCActgaacagcagcaacaacaacaacaaccacagacag GTGCAGCCGTCCGGCAGGTGAGTCAGGTCGAGGTCGTGACTTATCAAGATTACAGAAAGAAACTGAAGACCAATCAGACGCCGGCTTCAAACAAAACACCT GCTCCTCAGATCCCAGAGAAGACACAAAGCGACCCGATGGACGAAATCAATTTAGAAAAG GCTCGGCTGGAGGTCCATCGGTTCGGAATCACCGGATATAAGAAGGAGCAGCAGCGTGTCTTTGAGAAGGACAGAGCCATCATGCTCGGAGCCCGG CCTCCGAAGAAAGACTACGTCAACTACAAGCTGATGCAGCGACAGATTcaagagaagaagcagaaagccAAAGAGGACGTTCAGCCG TCTGActtgaagaaaaagaagaagataaatAATCAGAG GGACAGGAAGAAGGCGTCGTCCGGCTCTGGCGCCGGCCCCTCGGGTCAGGTGGGGCGCTTTAAGGACGGGCTGCTGGTCCTGagctccaaggagatccagacAATTAAAGGCAACAAGAGACGCAAATAG
- the LOC128459780 gene encoding tripartite motif-containing protein 16-like, with amino-acid sequence MAQKEIQLDMERFCCPICLDLLKDPVTTGCGHSFCKSCINTHWDKGEERGSYSCPQCRQTFTPRPVLVRNTMLADLVEELKKTGLQAAPADHCYTGPEDVACDVCTGRKLKALKSCSNCKASYCEKHLQPHLQSAAFKKHKLVEPSEKLQENICSRHDEVMKMFCRTDQQCICYLCSVDEHKDHDTVSAAAERTERQRELGLRRQTIQQRVQDTEKDLKLLQQEEEAINGSADKAVKDSEKIFTEMIRLLQKRSSDVKQQIRSQQQTEVSRVRELQERLEQEITELKRKDHELKQLSDTEDHNQFLHNYPSLSPLSGSTHSSSIRIRPLRNFEDVTAAVSKVRGRLQDILSETETKILQIVSQVDVLLPQPEPETRADFLSYSQEITLDPNTAHRRLLLSEGNRKVTCMREDQSYSNHPDGFTHWEQVLSRESLTGRCYWEVEVEVRGGVGVAVTYKNIRRAGDLTECGFGFNDKSWSLYCYGNRYIFFYNSIQTPVSGPVSSRVGVYLDHSAGVLSFYSVSDTMTLLHRVQTTFTQPLYGGVRVCYERDTAEFCQLK; translated from the coding sequence atggcgcagaAAGAAATTCAACTAGACATGGAAAGATTCTGCTGTccgatctgtctggatctactgaaggatccggtgactactggctgtggacacagcttctgtaagagctgtattaacacccactgggacaaaggggaggagagaggaagctacagctgtcctcagtgtagacagaccttcacaccgaggcctgtcctggtgagaaacaccatgttagctgatttagtggaggagctgaagaagactggactccaagctgctcctgctgatcactgctatactggacctgaagatgtggcctgtgatgtctgcactgggagaaaactgaaagctctgaAGTCCTGTTCGAATTGTaaggcctcttattgtgaaaaacacctccagcctcatcttcagtcagctgcatttaagaagcacaagctggtggagccctcggagaagctccaggagaacatctgctctcgtcacgacgaggtgatgaagatgttctgccgcactgatcagcagtgtatctgttatctctgctctgtggatgaacataaagaccacgacacagtgtcagctgcagcagaaaggactgagaggcagagagagctcgggctgaggagacaaaccatccagcagagagtccaggacacagagaaagacctgaagctgcttcaacaggaggaggaggccatcaATGGCTCTGCAGATAAAGCAGTGAAGGACAGTGAgaagatcttcactgagatgatccgtctgctgcagaaaagaagctctgatgtgaagcagcagatcagatcccagcagcaaactgaagtgagtcgagtcagagagcttcaggagagactggagcaggaaatcactgagctgaagaggaaagaccatgaactgaagcagctctcagacacagaggatcacaaccagtttctacacaactacccctcactgtcaccactcagtggatctacacactcatccagcatcaggatccgtcctctgaggaactttgaggacgtgacagcagctgtgtcaaaggtcagaggtcgactacaggacattctgagtgagacagagacaaagattttacagattgtgtctcaagtggatgttttactgccacaaccagagccagagaccagagctgacttcttaagttattcacaggaaatcacactggatccaaacacagcacacagacgtctgttattatctgaaggaaacagaaaagtaacatgtATGAGAGAAGATCAGTCTTATTCTAATCATCCAGACGGATTCACTCATTGGGaacaggtcctgagtagagagagtctgactggacgttgttactgggaggtggaggtggaggtgagaggaggagttggtgtagcagtcacatacaagaatatcCGCAGAGCAGGAGACTTAACTGAATGTGGATTTGGattcaatgataaatcttggtcattatATTGTTATGGAAACAgatatatctttttttacaaCAGCATCcagactccagtgtcaggtcctgtgtcctccagagtaggagtgtacctggatcacagtgcaggtgttctgtccttctacagcgtctctgacaccatgactctcctccacagagtccagaccacattcactcagcctctctatggtGGAGTTAGGGTTTGTTATGAGAGAgacacagctgagttctgtcaactcaaatag
- the gnpat gene encoding dihydroxyacetone phosphate acyltransferase — MASTSGYSHRDPMLKKRDEFEDLLEERRNSSDLRYAFRCYSPVLYKALSPCTASSLKIMVLRSDQLRFVMSQVCQETGRAVVDIQEEASAILEEMAHNLQLSTVRFFAFTLCKVFKTLFRSICVNEEGIQRLQQAIQEHPVVLLPSHRSYMDFLLMSYIMYTYDVALPVIAAGMDFMGMKFVGEMLRMSGAFFIRRSFGADKLYWAIFSEYVKTIVKNGFAPVEFFLEGTRSRTSKSLTPKLGLLNIVMDPFFKGEVFDLNLVPVSISYERILEESLYARELLGVPKPKESTSGLIKARKVLSEDYGSIHVYFGEPVSVRSLSQGKIDRSQFNLLPRHIPRRPSEEISNLVNDSAYRLVRAQEENMVLMPWVLLASLLLQSHHQNQVTALDELTEQAVWLRDLSRQYGAFLHWPDHVLPSEVVSSSLSLHRGLVKISEGRVQLALDQAEQSDPGEPPRAVTPEEELLSQAVTVLSCASYRNQALHIFLRPALLASALHTASSNNKQEVFNSFSFLRNMFSNEFILCPGATVQDFEDACFLLVKTGALQVSQQEVVVTETGHRTLAFLTSMLDPFLQGYQVVCRFLCEEATEALTEKQFVPAVRTFILKLLLAGRLRYTEVLSSDLQKNSLAALMRLGAVRKIKGAEPGTLKVNKVMVNSLEDTLGGKLPTQKAAVARL, encoded by the exons ATGGCGTCCACATCTGGTTATTCG cacagagacCCCATGCTGAAGAAGAGGGACGAGTTCGAGGACcttctggaggagaggaggaactcCAGTGACCTGAGATACGCCTTCAGGTGCTACAGCCCGGTTCTGTACAaagctctctctccctgcacGGCCTCCTCGCTGAAGATCATGGTGCTGCGGTCCGATCAGCTGCGCTTTGTCATGAGCCAG gTTTGCCAGGAGACGGGCCGAGCTGTCGTCGACATCCAGGAGGAGGCGTCGGCCATCTTGGAGGAGATGGCTCACAACCTGCAGCTCAGCACCGTTCGCTTCTTCGCCTTCACACTCTGCAAAGTCTTCAAAACCCTGTTCAGGAGCATCTGTGTCAACGAGGAGGGGATCCAGAGg CTCCAACAGGCGATTCAGGAGCACCCGGTCGTCCTGCTGCCCAGTCACCGGAGCTACATGGACTTCCTGCTGATGTCATACATCATGTACACCTATGACGTGGCTCTACCTGTCATCGCTGCTGGAATGG ATTTCATGGGAATGAAGTTTGTCGGGGAGATGCTGCGGATGTCTGGAGCCTTCTTCATCCGACGATCCTTCGGTGCTGACAAGCTGTACTGGGCCATCTTCTCAGAATATGTCAAGACGATAGTTAAG AATGGATTTGCACCCGTTGAGTTTTTCCTGGAAGGAACCAGAAGTCGAACGAGCAAATCTTTGACTCCAAAGTTAG gtcTGTTGAATATAGTGATGGATCCGTTCTTTAAGGGGGAAGTGTTTGACCTGAACTTGGTCCCAGTCAGCATCAGCTATGAGAGGATCCTAGAGGAGTCGCTCTATGCCAGAGAACTGCTGGGTGTTCCCAAACCGAAAGAGTCCACTTCA GGTCTGATTAAAGCCAGGAAGGTCCTCAGTGAAGACTACGGCAGTATCCACGTGTACTTCGGTGAACCCGTGTCGGTCAGGAGTTTGTCCCAGGGCAAAATCGACCGCAGCCAGTTCAACCTCCTGCCAAG ACACATCCCCAGGAGGCCCAGTGAGGAGATCTCCAACCTGGTGAACGACTCGGCCTACAGGCTGGTTCGGGCTCAGGAGGAGAACATGGTCCTGATGCCCTGGGTCCTTCTGGCCTCCCTGCTGCTCCAGAGCCACCATCAGAACCAGGTGACCGCACTGGACGAGCTGACTGAACAAGCCGTGTGGCTCAGGGATCTTTCACGACAGTATGGAGCCTTCCTGCACTGGCCTG ACCACGTGCTTCCTTCAGAAGTCGTCTCCTCAAGTCTCTCCTTGCATCGGGGTCTGGTGAAAATCTCTGAGGGAAGAGTTCAGCTGGCGTTGGATCAAG CAGAACAATCAGACCCGGGGGAGCCTCCCAGAGCCGTTACCCCAGAAGAGGAGCTCTTGAGCCAGGCAGTCACCGTCCTCTCCTGCGCCTCCTACAGGAACCAGGCTCTGCACATCTTCCTCCGACCGGCGCTGCTCGCCTCGGCTCTCCACACCGCCTCATCCAACAACAAGC aggaGGTTTTCAACAGCTTCAGCTTCCTCAGAAACATGTTTTCCAACGAGTTCATCCTCTGTCCTGGAGCCACCGTGCAG GACTTCGAGGACGCCTGTTTCCTTCTGGTGAAGACTGGAGCTCTGCAGGTTTCCcagcaggaggtggtggtgacGGAAACAGGACACAGAACACTGGCCTTCCTCACCAGTATGCTGGACCCCTTCCTACAGGGATACCAG gtggtGTGCAGGTTCCTGTGTGAAGAGGCCACAGAGGCtctgacagagaaacagtttGTTCCTGCCGTCCGGACGTTCATCCTCAAACTTCTCCTCGCAg gtAGACTAAGATACACTGAGGTGTTGTCCTCCGACCTCCAGAAGAACTCTCTGGCAGCTTTGATGAGACTCGGAGCCGTACGGAAAATCAAAGG GGCGGAGCCGGGAACTCTCAAGGTCAACAAGGTGATGGTGAACTCACTGGAAGACACTCTAG GAGGGAAACTTCCGACTCAGAAAGCCGCCGTCGCTCGCCTGTAG